The following coding sequences are from one Cenarchaeum symbiosum A window:
- a CDS encoding Ca2 /Na antiporter (COG0530), with amino-acid sequence MLCFGGNWLVSGGVMLARRFGISSLVIGMTVVAYGTSTPELAASLAASGEHGELILGNVIGSNIANVGMIIGISAILVFIAVSRSTLRREVPIMIGASLLLVLLSIDGEVAGYDGIVLIGVLVAFTAYTFRGIRERSGGSAPPADGGRFYLKSGGMIAAGVALLGAGAWLAVENAVVLARAFGLSEMVIGTTVIAIGTSLPELVTSVVAIKRGHTDIGVGNIIGSNIYNILMIMGVASMIAAVPVAPGVFTEYGIMICFSLVVLAAAKTGGIGRWIGAGLVAAYAAYIVAALLA; translated from the coding sequence ATGCTCTGCTTTGGGGGCAACTGGCTGGTCTCGGGCGGGGTCATGCTGGCCCGCAGGTTCGGGATAAGCTCGCTCGTAATAGGCATGACGGTGGTGGCGTACGGCACGTCCACGCCAGAGCTTGCGGCAAGCCTGGCCGCGTCAGGCGAGCACGGGGAGCTCATCCTCGGCAATGTGATAGGCAGCAACATAGCAAACGTGGGCATGATAATCGGCATATCGGCCATCCTGGTCTTCATAGCGGTGAGCCGCTCGACTCTCAGGCGGGAGGTGCCCATAATGATCGGCGCTTCATTGCTGCTCGTGTTGCTCTCGATAGACGGGGAGGTCGCCGGATACGACGGGATTGTTCTGATAGGCGTGCTAGTTGCGTTTACGGCGTATACTTTCAGGGGGATAAGGGAGAGAAGCGGAGGCAGCGCCCCGCCTGCCGACGGCGGCAGGTTCTATCTAAAGTCAGGGGGGATGATAGCCGCCGGCGTGGCCCTTCTCGGGGCCGGTGCATGGCTTGCAGTGGAAAATGCAGTGGTGCTTGCGCGCGCGTTTGGCCTCTCCGAGATGGTCATAGGGACTACTGTAATAGCCATAGGGACGTCGCTTCCCGAGCTGGTCACCTCGGTGGTGGCGATAAAGAGGGGACACACGGACATAGGGGTGGGCAACATCATAGGCAGCAACATCTACAACATACTCATGATCATGGGGGTCGCCTCGATGATAGCTGCCGTGCCGGTGGCGCCAGGTGTGTTTACGGAATACGGCATAATGATCTGCTTCAGCCTGGTCGTATTGGCAGCAGCCAAGACGGGCGGGATAGGCAGGTGGATAGGGGCCGGCCTGGTCGCGGCATACGCGGCATATATTGTGGCGGCGCTGCTGGCCTGA
- a CDS encoding methylmalonyl-CoA epimerase/lactoylglutathione lyase (COG0346), with protein sequence MEIDHVAIAVRDVEAAAKDYGRALGIEKIEYETVEGEGVRLAILRLGDARIELMQPTGDASPIAKFLEKRGEGLHHIALRTKDIDGEVSRMEGCGINFLGGIRGGSEGTRVTFIHPRSLHGVLAELCTTPSS encoded by the coding sequence ATGGAGATAGACCATGTTGCAATAGCCGTGCGCGACGTGGAGGCTGCAGCCAAGGACTATGGAAGAGCGCTGGGGATAGAGAAGATAGAGTACGAGACCGTCGAGGGCGAGGGCGTAAGGCTGGCCATACTGCGCCTCGGGGACGCCAGGATAGAGCTGATGCAGCCGACAGGCGATGCGAGTCCTATTGCCAAGTTTCTGGAAAAGAGGGGCGAGGGCCTGCACCATATAGCGCTCAGGACAAAGGACATAGACGGCGAGGTCTCCCGCATGGAGGGGTGCGGCATAAACTTTCTGGGCGGGATACGCGGGGGCTCCGAGGGGACCAGGGTCACCTTCATACACCCAAGGTCGCTCCACGGCGTGCTAGCCGAGCTGTGCACTACTCCATCATCTTGA
- a CDS encoding RNA-binding protein (COG1491), whose translation MIHLQEDGQTPRRYEEHAYVLDVRRRGRSTTVRGREGTIVTAIGEDRLTLLELLGAPDAMFKAGERVYIGKEGRKKVSSVLGKMEYGRITDSAKAELEDVVNGIVASCEDRFVHYVNSSQPLTPRVHALELLSGIGKNYLKTILGEREKKKFESFADIEERTGLKQPAALFSKRILEEVAGKARMNMFVKR comes from the coding sequence GTGATTCACCTGCAGGAAGACGGGCAGACACCCAGAAGATACGAGGAGCACGCGTACGTGCTCGATGTGCGGCGCCGGGGCCGCTCTACTACAGTCCGCGGCAGGGAGGGCACGATAGTTACGGCGATAGGCGAGGACAGGCTCACCCTGCTCGAGCTGCTTGGCGCGCCCGATGCCATGTTCAAGGCGGGCGAGCGCGTCTACATCGGCAAGGAGGGCCGCAAAAAGGTCTCGTCTGTGCTCGGCAAGATGGAGTATGGAAGGATCACCGATTCCGCAAAGGCGGAGCTCGAAGACGTGGTAAACGGCATAGTGGCAAGCTGCGAGGACAGGTTCGTCCATTATGTGAACAGCTCCCAGCCGCTTACCCCGCGCGTGCACGCACTCGAGCTGCTCTCCGGCATAGGCAAGAACTACCTCAAGACTATACTCGGCGAGCGCGAGAAGAAAAAGTTTGAGAGCTTTGCGGATATCGAGGAGAGGACCGGCCTCAAGCAGCCCGCGGCGCTCTTCTCGAAGAGGATCCTCGAGGAGGTGGCAGGAAAGGCCCGCATGAACATGTTCGTAAAAAGATGA
- a CDS encoding dimethyladenosine transferase (rRNA methylation) (COG0030) translates to MRSRQAARRIADSAGISPGDTVLEVGTGLGALTRELCGRGARIISVERNGRLYGEASASLHCEGLELRRGDGFAVEDGFDVFVSNLPYSQSRRAVEWLVQRDFARGIVTVQKEFAAKLMEADPRRRRAIGVLAGHCFEMRVLFPVARSCFDPPPRVDSVVVELAKRRTIPGGVVRAVNGIFSYRRKTMRGIMKQFGREGGPGRLDDLSGDEIVGVAAEIAR, encoded by the coding sequence ATGCGCTCCCGGCAGGCGGCCCGGAGAATAGCTGATTCTGCCGGGATATCGCCCGGTGACACGGTCCTCGAGGTGGGCACCGGACTCGGAGCACTGACAAGGGAGCTCTGCGGAAGAGGCGCCCGCATAATATCCGTCGAGCGCAACGGGCGCCTCTACGGGGAGGCATCTGCTTCCCTGCATTGTGAGGGGCTTGAGCTGCGCCGCGGCGACGGGTTTGCCGTTGAGGACGGCTTTGATGTCTTTGTGTCGAACCTGCCGTACTCGCAGAGCCGCAGGGCCGTCGAGTGGCTAGTCCAGCGGGATTTTGCCCGCGGGATAGTCACGGTCCAGAAAGAGTTTGCGGCAAAGCTCATGGAGGCTGATCCGCGCCGCCGCAGGGCGATAGGCGTGCTTGCAGGCCACTGCTTTGAGATGAGGGTGCTCTTCCCAGTTGCCAGATCCTGCTTTGATCCACCTCCGAGGGTCGACTCTGTCGTGGTGGAGCTTGCAAAGAGGCGCACCATACCGGGCGGCGTGGTGCGGGCGGTCAACGGGATCTTTTCATACCGCCGCAAGACCATGCGGGGGATAATGAAACAGTTCGGCAGGGAGGGCGGACCTGGGCGCCTCGATGATCTATCCGGGGACGAGATTGTGGGGGTGGCCGCAGAGATTGCTCGGTGA
- a CDS encoding periplasmic protein kinase ArgK (COG1703) produces the protein MRYVRGGPLSLLADLKSGKRGAVAKAISSVENGAAGSRALMKSIFRDPGDSVIIGITGPAGSGKSSLINRAAIELGRLGARPAVLAVDPTSHLTGGAILGDRVRMAESADSGTYIRSIASRGATGAVSAHVRDITRVLEYAGFNPVIIESVGAGQTEVEISRIADITVVVFNPHTGDGIQAVKAGITEIGDICVVNKGDLPGAQKLQEALKEFVGSDGGPPVLMASAKTGSGVKALARMLYKMMEAGARREGRLEEELRGVILNNIKERIDSMLDADETYQECLKKVRARRMDPREAAEKVARKLVG, from the coding sequence TTGCGGTATGTACGAGGCGGCCCGTTGAGCCTGCTTGCGGACCTCAAAAGTGGCAAGAGGGGCGCCGTGGCAAAGGCCATATCATCAGTAGAGAACGGGGCCGCGGGATCGAGGGCCCTTATGAAGAGCATATTTCGCGACCCCGGGGATTCTGTAATAATAGGGATAACGGGCCCTGCAGGCTCCGGCAAGAGCTCGCTTATCAACAGGGCAGCCATCGAGCTGGGCAGGCTTGGCGCCCGGCCGGCCGTCCTTGCAGTGGACCCGACGAGCCACCTGACCGGCGGGGCAATCCTGGGCGACAGGGTCAGGATGGCCGAATCAGCCGACTCTGGGACGTACATACGGAGCATAGCATCCAGGGGGGCAACGGGCGCCGTGTCTGCGCACGTCCGGGACATAACGCGCGTACTGGAATATGCCGGGTTCAACCCGGTGATAATAGAGAGCGTGGGCGCGGGCCAGACAGAAGTGGAGATCTCCCGGATAGCCGACATAACGGTGGTGGTCTTCAACCCGCATACCGGGGACGGCATCCAGGCAGTCAAGGCGGGGATAACCGAGATAGGCGACATCTGCGTGGTCAACAAGGGGGACCTCCCGGGGGCGCAAAAGCTCCAGGAGGCCCTAAAGGAGTTTGTGGGATCAGACGGGGGGCCGCCCGTCCTGATGGCCTCTGCCAAGACCGGCTCCGGCGTCAAGGCCCTTGCCCGCATGTTATACAAGATGATGGAGGCAGGTGCCCGCAGGGAGGGCCGCCTAGAAGAGGAGCTGCGGGGCGTTATTCTTAATAACATCAAGGAGAGAATCGACTCTATGCTCGACGCCGATGAGACGTACCAGGAATGCCTCAAAAAGGTAAGGGCCCGCAGGATGGATCCCCGGGAGGCGGCAGAGAAGGTCGCGCGGAAGCTGGTAGGGTAG
- a CDS encoding phosphoenolpyruvate synthase/pyruvate phosphate dikinase (COG0574) translates to MKNVYYFDEGDYKNRRLLGGKGAGLCEMTHLKLPVPPGFVITTEVCKSYYAKKGSLPGGFMAQVKKGIKRIERDTGKGWNSRDDPLLVSVRSGAAISMPGMMDTILNLGLNDTTVDALSRSSGDPRFAWDSYRRFVQLFGKVVFGVDDSKFDKILDGAKKDAGVSSDAALAEDSLRGVVKKYKEACRKHTGRSFPSDPDEQLELAIRAVFKSWMGERAIVYREKYGITPDVADGTAVNVVSMVYGNMGDDSATGVVFTRNPGDGTPGLYGDYLINAQGEDVVAGTRTPEPVASLRKTMPKSYAELERTCRRLEKHFREPQDIEFTIEKGRFYLLQTRAAKMNAVAMIKTSIDMVKEGLIGRERALVRLDAGQLEQLLHRRIDTEAAGSHERLTTGIAASPGAATGLAVFDVKKAAEMGEAGTSVILVREETKPEDVPAFFAAAGILTSRGGKTSHAAVVARGMGKPCVVGASDMKIDYSSGSCSAAGTAIKDGDEITIDGSSGHVFLGRVPTIEPSVTGGLRTILEWAGKAKKLGVRANADTPEAAKLARSFGAQGIGLCRTERMFNAADRIGLFVEMIMAGSAAERKGILDKLGRLQRSDFAKILRVMEGYPVTIRLLDPPLHEFLPNPEELAGRLREMKPGPEERRARTVLDRARELAETNPMMGHRGVRVGITYPEIYEMQIRAVFEAAAGLAAKGVDARPQIMVPQVGSLSELGAVRDIYDRIRAEMEKKHSRKLKINFGTMIEVVRAALTAAELAGPAEFFSFGTNDLTQATFSFSREDAEGKFLPEYMEKGLLDTSPFQSIDEDGVGRLMKMGAADGRGRRPGLEVGICGEHGGDPSSVRFCHGMGLSYVSASPHRIPIATVAAAQATIAGRAGARGR, encoded by the coding sequence ATGAAGAACGTCTACTATTTCGACGAGGGAGACTACAAGAACAGGAGGCTGCTTGGCGGCAAGGGGGCAGGCCTCTGCGAGATGACGCATCTCAAGCTGCCCGTCCCGCCGGGCTTTGTGATAACCACCGAGGTCTGCAAGAGCTATTATGCAAAAAAGGGGTCGCTGCCCGGCGGCTTCATGGCCCAGGTCAAAAAGGGCATAAAGAGGATAGAGCGGGACACTGGCAAGGGCTGGAACTCGCGGGATGATCCCCTGCTGGTATCCGTAAGATCCGGGGCGGCAATATCGATGCCCGGCATGATGGATACGATACTCAACCTGGGGCTCAACGACACCACCGTGGACGCGCTGTCCCGGAGCAGCGGGGATCCGCGGTTTGCCTGGGATTCGTACCGGCGGTTTGTGCAGCTCTTCGGCAAGGTGGTATTCGGGGTGGATGATTCCAAGTTTGACAAGATACTCGACGGGGCCAAAAAGGACGCAGGCGTCTCTTCTGATGCGGCCCTTGCCGAGGACTCTTTGCGCGGAGTAGTCAAAAAGTACAAGGAGGCGTGCCGCAAGCACACGGGGAGGAGCTTTCCGTCGGATCCCGACGAGCAGCTGGAACTCGCCATAAGGGCGGTCTTTAAGAGCTGGATGGGCGAGCGCGCCATCGTGTACAGGGAAAAGTACGGCATCACCCCTGACGTGGCAGACGGTACGGCAGTCAACGTAGTATCCATGGTATACGGGAACATGGGCGATGACAGCGCCACGGGGGTTGTATTTACGAGAAACCCCGGGGACGGGACCCCCGGGCTGTACGGCGACTATCTGATCAACGCCCAGGGCGAGGACGTGGTGGCGGGCACTAGAACCCCCGAACCCGTTGCCTCGCTCAGGAAAACCATGCCAAAGTCGTACGCCGAGCTTGAGAGGACCTGCAGGCGCCTCGAGAAGCACTTTAGGGAGCCGCAGGACATCGAGTTTACCATAGAAAAGGGCAGGTTCTACCTGCTGCAGACGAGGGCGGCCAAGATGAACGCTGTCGCCATGATAAAGACGTCCATTGACATGGTAAAAGAGGGCCTAATCGGCAGGGAGAGGGCGCTAGTCCGGCTCGATGCGGGCCAGCTTGAGCAGCTGCTGCACAGGAGGATCGACACAGAGGCGGCAGGCTCGCACGAGCGCCTGACAACGGGCATTGCAGCCTCCCCGGGCGCCGCGACGGGCCTTGCAGTATTTGACGTAAAAAAGGCGGCCGAGATGGGCGAGGCTGGAACCAGCGTCATACTGGTCAGGGAGGAGACAAAGCCAGAAGACGTGCCGGCTTTCTTTGCAGCCGCAGGGATACTGACCAGCAGGGGCGGCAAGACCTCGCACGCGGCAGTCGTCGCCCGCGGCATGGGCAAGCCGTGCGTGGTCGGCGCCTCGGATATGAAGATCGACTATTCCTCCGGGAGCTGCTCTGCCGCTGGCACTGCGATAAAGGACGGCGACGAGATCACCATAGACGGCAGCAGCGGCCACGTCTTTCTTGGCCGGGTCCCCACGATAGAGCCGTCTGTAACGGGCGGACTCCGCACCATACTGGAGTGGGCGGGCAAGGCAAAGAAGCTCGGCGTCCGAGCCAACGCGGACACGCCGGAGGCGGCAAAGCTTGCAAGAAGCTTTGGGGCCCAGGGGATAGGCCTGTGCAGGACCGAGCGCATGTTCAACGCGGCCGACCGGATAGGCCTGTTCGTCGAGATGATAATGGCCGGCAGCGCAGCCGAGAGAAAAGGCATACTAGACAAGCTAGGCCGCCTCCAGAGGAGCGACTTTGCCAAGATACTGCGGGTAATGGAGGGGTATCCTGTGACCATACGCCTGCTTGATCCCCCGCTGCACGAGTTTCTACCCAATCCAGAAGAGCTTGCAGGCCGCCTGCGGGAGATGAAGCCGGGCCCCGAGGAGCGCAGGGCAAGGACGGTCCTGGACAGGGCGCGCGAGCTTGCCGAGACCAACCCCATGATGGGCCACCGCGGCGTGCGCGTGGGGATAACATACCCCGAGATATACGAGATGCAGATAAGGGCGGTATTCGAGGCCGCAGCAGGGCTTGCCGCCAAGGGGGTCGACGCGCGGCCACAGATAATGGTCCCCCAGGTGGGCAGCCTCTCCGAGCTCGGGGCCGTCCGTGACATATACGACAGGATACGCGCCGAGATGGAGAAAAAACATTCTAGAAAACTCAAGATAAACTTTGGAACCATGATCGAGGTGGTGCGGGCGGCGCTTACCGCGGCCGAGCTTGCAGGCCCCGCAGAGTTTTTCAGCTTTGGGACAAACGATCTTACCCAGGCCACTTTTAGCTTCAGCAGGGAGGACGCAGAGGGCAAGTTTCTCCCGGAATACATGGAAAAGGGGCTGCTCGATACCAGCCCGTTCCAGTCGATAGACGAGGATGGCGTCGGCCGCCTCATGAAGATGGGCGCGGCAGACGGCCGCGGCAGGCGCCCGGGACTTGAGGTGGGCATATGCGGCGAGCACGGCGGCGACCCGTCGTCTGTGCGCTTTTGCCACGGCATGGGCCTGAGCTATGTCAGCGCGTCGCCCCACCGCATACCGATAGCGACAGTGGCCGCGGCACAGGCGACGATAGCCGGCCGCGCAGGCGCCCGGGGCCGCTGA
- a CDS encoding isocitrate/isopropylmalate dehydrogenase (COG0473) gives MMHVLNECNIQSELVQCEAGSEYWEKHGGDSYIPADTQKLMEESDACYKGPTTTIPLPDAPRSVAVSTRQKFNLYANVRPIKTYERLSPERSLDFVCFREATEGLYSGIEFDTSEDSAIAIRKTTRKGCRRIAEASFKWAKERNLKNVVAITKRNILRRTDGIFWSEMESAASANPGIGLEEYYIDNMTQQLVKNPERFNGMVLTSTNLFMDIVSECASGNTGSIGNVYSANMGDKYAMFEPAHGSAPKYKGMDKVNPTAAVLSGAWMAEYLGEPGIRDAIFAATEEVINEGKYVTYDIGGDAGTKKMSDEIASRAASRLRA, from the coding sequence ATGATGCACGTGCTAAATGAATGCAACATACAAAGCGAGCTTGTCCAGTGCGAGGCGGGCTCTGAATACTGGGAGAAGCACGGGGGCGACTCGTACATACCGGCGGATACACAAAAGTTGATGGAGGAGAGCGACGCCTGCTACAAGGGCCCGACTACAACCATACCCTTGCCGGACGCGCCAAGGAGCGTGGCGGTCAGTACCAGGCAAAAGTTCAACCTTTACGCCAACGTCCGCCCCATCAAGACCTACGAGAGGCTCTCACCCGAGAGAAGCCTTGACTTTGTCTGCTTTAGGGAGGCGACAGAAGGGCTCTACTCCGGGATAGAGTTTGATACGTCCGAGGATTCCGCAATAGCCATACGCAAGACCACCCGGAAGGGCTGCAGGAGGATAGCCGAGGCCTCGTTCAAGTGGGCCAAAGAGCGCAACCTCAAGAATGTAGTGGCCATAACCAAGAGGAACATACTGCGCAGGACCGACGGGATATTCTGGTCCGAGATGGAAAGTGCAGCCTCTGCAAACCCGGGGATAGGCCTGGAGGAATACTATATCGACAACATGACTCAGCAGCTAGTAAAGAACCCCGAGAGGTTCAACGGGATGGTGCTGACTAGCACCAATCTTTTCATGGATATAGTGTCCGAGTGCGCCTCGGGGAACACGGGGTCCATAGGCAACGTCTACTCTGCGAACATGGGCGACAAGTACGCCATGTTCGAGCCTGCCCACGGCAGCGCCCCAAAGTACAAGGGAATGGACAAGGTCAACCCGACGGCGGCTGTTCTCTCGGGTGCGTGGATGGCAGAGTACCTGGGAGAGCCGGGGATAAGGGACGCAATATTTGCTGCCACAGAAGAGGTCATAAACGAGGGCAAATACGTCACCTACGACATAGGCGGCGACGCCGGCACCAAAAAGATGTCCGACGAGATAGCAAGCCGCGCGGCCTCGAGGCTCAGGGCCTGA
- a CDS encoding methylmalonyl-CoA mutase, N-terminal domain/subunit (COG1884): MTAKKPASTPFVTDSNFAVDRVYHRKAGGRKEEPGTYPYTRGIHAGMYRDRLWTMRQYTGFGDARLTNERFKFMLDKGQTGLSMAFDLPTQIGHDPDVPQAEGEVGKVGVSIASIDDMMTAFDGIPIDKVSTSMTINSTASTLLAYYIAVGEAQGVGGEALRGTTQNDILKEYIARNTYIYPPQPSMRIIGDMIGYCAKHVPRWYPVSISGYHMREAGSTATQEVAFTLANAIAYIRTCLAQGLKIDDFAPRLSFFFCCTMEFFEEIAKFRVARRVYAKILKEEFHAKDPRSLQLRFHTQTSGESLTAQQPDNNVVRVSIQSMAAVLGGTQSLHTNSRDEALSLPTKESAKIALRTQQIVAHESGITKTADPMAGSYYLEQLCDEMEEGVLKYLKKIERMGGSIRAIEKGFFQSEIRNNAYRLKKEVDSEGRVIVGVNKFKDEEEGGRELLRVSDSIGAGQARALRSIRRRRDPAKHSAAITALQAAADTEDNLMPAILDAVRARATTGEISNALREVFGEYRPDEVF; the protein is encoded by the coding sequence ATGACTGCAAAAAAGCCCGCATCCACCCCGTTTGTAACCGACTCGAACTTTGCAGTCGACAGGGTCTACCATAGAAAGGCCGGAGGGCGCAAAGAAGAACCGGGCACATACCCGTATACCCGCGGTATACACGCGGGCATGTACAGGGACAGGCTCTGGACCATGCGCCAGTATACGGGCTTTGGCGACGCCAGGCTGACCAACGAGCGCTTCAAGTTCATGCTCGACAAGGGCCAGACGGGCCTGAGCATGGCATTTGACCTCCCCACCCAGATAGGCCACGACCCCGACGTGCCGCAGGCCGAAGGCGAGGTGGGCAAGGTGGGCGTCTCCATAGCCTCGATAGACGACATGATGACCGCCTTTGACGGGATACCAATAGACAAGGTGAGCACGTCCATGACGATAAACTCGACGGCATCGACCCTGCTTGCATATTACATAGCGGTGGGCGAGGCCCAGGGGGTCGGCGGGGAGGCGCTCCGCGGGACGACCCAGAACGACATCCTAAAGGAGTACATTGCAAGAAACACCTACATCTATCCGCCGCAGCCGTCGATGAGGATAATAGGCGACATGATAGGCTATTGCGCAAAGCATGTGCCCCGGTGGTACCCCGTGTCCATATCGGGCTACCACATGCGCGAGGCAGGATCCACTGCCACCCAGGAGGTAGCATTCACCCTGGCAAACGCCATAGCCTACATACGGACCTGCCTGGCGCAGGGGCTCAAGATAGACGACTTTGCACCGCGCCTCTCGTTTTTCTTCTGCTGCACGATGGAGTTCTTTGAAGAGATAGCCAAGTTCCGCGTGGCGCGAAGGGTCTATGCAAAAATACTCAAAGAAGAGTTCCACGCAAAGGATCCGCGCTCGCTGCAGCTGCGCTTCCACACGCAGACTAGCGGGGAATCGCTTACCGCCCAGCAGCCGGACAACAACGTCGTAAGGGTGTCCATACAGTCGATGGCGGCAGTTTTAGGGGGCACGCAGTCGCTGCATACGAATTCCCGGGACGAGGCGCTCTCCCTGCCGACAAAGGAATCAGCCAAGATAGCGCTCCGCACGCAGCAGATAGTGGCGCATGAAAGCGGCATAACAAAGACCGCCGACCCGATGGCGGGATCGTACTATCTTGAACAGCTCTGCGACGAGATGGAAGAAGGCGTGCTAAAATACCTCAAAAAGATAGAAAGAATGGGGGGATCCATCCGCGCCATAGAAAAGGGCTTTTTCCAGTCGGAGATAAGAAACAACGCATACAGGCTCAAAAAGGAGGTCGACTCGGAGGGGCGCGTCATAGTCGGCGTAAACAAGTTCAAGGATGAAGAAGAGGGCGGCAGGGAGCTGCTCCGGGTAAGCGACAGCATAGGCGCCGGCCAGGCAAGGGCGTTACGATCAATCCGGAGGCGGCGCGACCCGGCAAAGCACTCGGCTGCCATAACCGCGCTCCAGGCGGCGGCTGACACCGAAGATAACCTGATGCCCGCCATACTAGACGCGGTGCGGGCCAGGGCGACCACCGGCGAGATTAGCAACGCGCTCCGCGAGGTCTTTGGCGAGTACAGGCCGGACGAGGTGTTCTAA
- a CDS encoding methylase of polypeptide chain release factor (COG2890), which produces MPAEDTYLLEDCIAGRSGDAALDMGCGTGYISRALGRSFGTVVGTDVDMLSLRGGSMDRTVCCTGADALSCTFDLIVCNPPYLATDGILDRSTDGGRLGLEVPGRMVRSAAPLLKRGGSMLVVTSSLSDYAALMGVASSCGLECTICARKKLFFEELIVIEAVRP; this is translated from the coding sequence TTGCCCGCGGAGGACACGTACCTGCTTGAGGACTGCATAGCCGGCCGCAGCGGGGATGCCGCGCTCGACATGGGGTGCGGCACGGGCTACATCTCGAGGGCGCTTGGGCGCTCGTTTGGGACAGTGGTGGGCACAGACGTGGACATGCTATCCCTGCGGGGCGGCAGCATGGACAGAACAGTCTGCTGTACGGGCGCTGACGCGCTATCCTGCACATTCGACCTCATAGTGTGCAATCCGCCGTACCTTGCGACAGACGGCATACTGGATAGATCCACCGACGGGGGCCGTCTCGGCCTGGAGGTGCCCGGGAGAATGGTGCGGTCGGCAGCGCCCCTGCTCAAAAGGGGGGGCAGCATGCTGGTGGTCACCTCGTCGCTATCCGACTATGCGGCCCTCATGGGGGTGGCATCTTCATGCGGGCTCGAATGTACAATATGCGCCAGAAAAAAGCTGTTCTTTGAGGAGCTAATAGTGATAGAGGCAGTCAGGCCCTGA
- a CDS encoding transcriptional regulator (COG3620) — protein MLPRIDSIRQVRTKLGITQKRLASLAGVSTSMINQIESGRSQPSYETAKRIFDNLAAAEGHSSSHKAGDFCSTDIVKLRPTDTLNGAIRQMQKYGISQIPVFDGAAPAGVVTEDGIVGYMADHGASGLKKTHVSQIMRPVPPIVDYDTPANVLVPLIRFTKCILVSRNSEIVGIVTALDTLKMME, from the coding sequence ATGCTGCCAAGGATCGACTCCATAAGGCAGGTCCGCACCAAGCTGGGCATAACGCAAAAGAGGCTCGCCTCGCTCGCCGGGGTGAGCACGTCGATGATAAACCAGATAGAATCAGGCAGGAGCCAGCCGAGCTACGAGACTGCAAAGAGGATATTTGACAACCTGGCTGCAGCAGAAGGGCACTCTTCATCGCACAAGGCGGGGGACTTTTGCAGCACCGACATAGTAAAGCTCCGCCCGACGGACACCCTCAACGGGGCAATACGCCAGATGCAAAAGTACGGCATAAGCCAGATACCCGTATTCGACGGGGCCGCGCCTGCGGGGGTCGTCACCGAAGACGGCATAGTGGGGTACATGGCAGACCACGGCGCGTCCGGCCTCAAAAAGACCCACGTATCGCAGATAATGAGGCCGGTGCCCCCGATAGTCGACTATGACACGCCTGCCAACGTGCTAGTCCCGCTCATACGGTTCACAAAGTGCATCCTGGTCTCACGCAACTCGGAGATAGTGGGCATAGTCACAGCACTTGATACGCTCAAGATGATGGAGTAG
- a CDS encoding ribosomal protein L21E (COG2139) — MRPMTTKKPSGRSHGFRHKSRSVMTKRAPRGVSFLLREYSAGDRALIIIDPRQHKGLPHRRYHGKVGTVKEAGRRAVTLDVRLGEKMKTLITRYDHIKPFGV; from the coding sequence ATGCGCCCCATGACAACCAAAAAGCCGTCCGGCCGCTCCCACGGCTTCCGCCACAAGTCGCGCTCGGTCATGACCAAGAGGGCGCCCCGCGGCGTCTCGTTTCTCCTCCGGGAGTACTCGGCAGGCGACAGGGCGCTCATAATAATAGACCCGAGGCAGCACAAGGGCCTCCCCCACCGCAGGTACCACGGCAAGGTGGGCACAGTCAAGGAGGCGGGCAGGCGCGCCGTCACCCTGGATGTAAGGCTGGGCGAGAAAATGAAAACCTTAATCACTAGGTACGACCACATCAAGCCGTTCGGTGTATGA